A segment of the Panacibacter ginsenosidivorans genome:
TTGGGCAAATTAATACACAATAATTCTATAAAAAGTAACACGTTAATTTAAATTATTATTTAATGGTGTGTTGGCAAGCTATTTGAAATTTTAAAAGTATGAGCATACTGGAAGAAATACATTTTGCACTTTATCATAATGGTAAATTACATGCAGTAACAGCTACTCCATATTTATTTCCCGTTGAAAACGGAATGCCTGCTTGTTTTAATGCCAAACTGGATGACAAAAATATTGGCGATATTAAGCGTAGTGAACATAAATGGGAGAATGAAAATATTGCAGACGAAGAGTTGCTTTCCAAGATAGGCAGCTTTCTATGTTCAAAATATAAATGATCATTGTTGAGTTTTATTCTTAATGTAAAAGGGTGCGACGCAACAGTTGATGCTAAAAGAACGATAGCCGTATGCAAAAAGAAAAATGTTAATTACTGCGCTTCTTTTGAAATACGCACTAAACTAATTATAAAATTCCCGAATTTTAAAAGCATAATTATTGCTTCATCAACCTTCTTATTTACATAAAAAAATATTCGGCTAAATTAAAGATCAGGTTCATTATTCCTGTGGCACTGCTTATTTGGTTTGTACTTTGTTTGTCCTCGAAACTTTTTCTTGCGCCAACCAGTTTTGTAATTACAGATAAAGACGATCAGCTGTTGAATGCATCTATTGCAGCAGATGGGCAATGGCGTTTTCCTTACGATGAAAATGTTCCTGAAAAATTTATTCAATGCATTACAACTTTTGAAGACAAAAGATTTTTTTATCATCCCGGTGTTGACCCCCTTGCTTTAGGAAGGGCGCTGGTACAAAATATAAAAAATGGTTCCGTTGTAAGCGGTGGCAGCACATTAACGATGCAGGTTATACGCATGCATGAACAAAACAATGAACGTTCTTTATGGAATAAACTCAAAGAAACTATTCTTGCATTACGGCTGGAATTTTCTTACAACAAAAACGAGATACTTGCATTGTATGCATCCAATGCGCCATTCGGCAGTAATGTAGTAGGGCTTGATGCGGCATCGTGGCGTTATTATGGAAGAGCACCTTCTTCCTTAAGCTGGGGTGAAACAGCAGCGTTGGCTGTATTGCCTAATGCTCCTTCGTTGGTGCATCCCGGTAAGAACAGAAATGAATTATTGCGCAAACGGAATTCCTTACTGGATAAATTAGTTGAAGCAAAATTTATTGATGCAACAACAGCCGGTCTTGCAAAACTTGAACCATTGCCAGGTGCGCCGAAACCCTTACCGCAATTGGCTCCGCACTTACTAGACAGGTTTAAGAAAGATTATGCTGCTAATAAAAATGCGAATAACCTTACATATGCACAAACAACCGTAGACATTAATTTACAAAGGCAAATCAACAGCATTATTCTGCAGCATCATAACCAGCTAAAAGGAAATCAGATTAATAATGCTGCAGCAATGATTGTTGAAGTAGAAACAGGAAACATTCTTGCATATACCGGGAATGTTTATCTTCCCGATGATTCATTATTGCAGAGCAATGTAGATGTGCTTGCTTCCAAACGCAGCCCGGGCAGTACTTTGAAGCCATTGTTGTATGCGTCTTTACTTTCTGAAGGAACATTATTACCAAGGCAGCTTGTAACAGATATTCCAACACAAATTGGAGGGTACATGCCGGAGAATTTTGATCTTGGTTACGATGGTGCTGTTCCCGCAAATCGTGCATTGGCAAGAAGTTTAAATATACCCGCAGTAAGAATGTTGATGCAATACAAGTATCAGCGTTTTTATGATGTCTTGAAGCAATGTGGCTTTACTACATTGAACAATCCCGCAGGTTTTTATGGAATGAGTTTAATACTCGGCGGTTGTGAAATATCTCCTTATGAATTAGCTGGTGTTTACAGCAGCATGGCAAGAATGTATATTCATGAACACAATAACAAAGACAAATGGAATAGCGATGATTGGTTCATGCCTAAGTATACTCCGTCGACTGCCGGCGGTCGACAGTCGACGGAAAAGCAAACACAACTCTTCGATTACACATCTATCTGGAATACATTCAATGCAATGAATGAAGTAATGCGCCCAGGTGAAGAAGGCTTATGGGGTTTATTTTCTTCTGCACAACATATTGCATGGAAGACCGGTACCAGTTTTGGTTTTCGAGATGGATGGGCGGTTGGTTTTACACCAAAGTATTGTGTAATTGTTTGGGTGGGCAATACCACAGGCGAAGGCAGACCTGACCTTACCGGTATCAACACAGCGGCACCAATCCTATTCGAAATATTTCGTTTGTTACCAACGTCAAAATGGTTTGAGCCACCAGCGTCCGGGTTTATGTATATGCCAGTGTGTCATCAATCAGGTTATAAAGCAGGGCCCGATTGCCCCGATGTAGATACGCTCATGGTTTCGGAGCGTGCTGCAAAAGCTGCAATATGTCCTTATCATCGCATCATTCATCTTGATGCATCGGGCAATTATCGTGTTACTGAAAATTGTATGTCTCCTGCAGATATGAAACATGTTTCATGGTTTGTATTGCCGCCAACGGTTGAATATTATTATAAACAGCGACATGGGGATTATAAAACCTTGCCACCTTTTATGCCCGATTGTGTTGATGAAAATATAAAACCTGTTGACATTATTTACCCCGATGAAAATGCACGTATTTATGTACCGTTGGAAATATCTGGCAATCGTGGGAAAACAATATTTGCTGCAACAAATCGCAATAATAAAGCAAAATTATTCTGGCATCTCGATGATACTTACATTGGCACTACAACACAGTTCCATCAAATGGCTGTTGATCCTTCGCCTGGCCTGCATACACTTACTATTGTGGATGAAAATGGAGAAAGTGTTACAAGACATTTTGAGATTTTGCAAAAGAAAAAAGATGAGTAATTTATGTACCAAACTTCAGAATATAAATTAAGCTTCTGTTGCGTCGCACACTTGTGCTGCAAAAAATAGTTGCACCACTTATTGTTCAATTTATATTCTGTTGATGAAGTGATTGCGACGCAACGATGCTGCCATGAAAAGCTACAGGCCGGTATTTAAAAAATATTTATCGCGATAGTTCTTTTAACCTTTCTTTTTCTGTTTGCGATAAACTGTTTATACCTCTGCGATTTATCTTATCCAGTAATTCATCCAACTCATCCTGCTTTTGTTTCTTTTCATAATTGTATTTATGATCTACTGAATAAAATTTGTGCTTGTTATAAAAAAAGCTATCTACCAGTAAAATGCCCGGCCTTGTAATAATGATATAGATAAACGCAATTGCCGGAATTGCAATAAGCAGTATGGGTATATAATTATAGGCAAAAACAGCGGGGTACATGATCAGCGCTACCAGCATTCCTGCTAATCCCCCGCCTAAATGTGCGTCATGACCTACATTTTTTGATCTTGATCTTATAGCATAAATAGAATATATTACGTAAGCCAGGCCATAGATCCAGGCGGGAAGGCTAATCGGCAAAATAAAGAAACGTATACTCATTCCCGGTGATAAGGCAATAGTTGCAAAGATGATGGCACTTACTGCACCGGATGCACCAACAGCGCTGTAAGCTGCATCCAGCCGGTGAATGAACAGTGCCAGCAAATTACCTCCGGCTAACCCAACAAAATAAATGATAAGAAAATTAACCGGCCCGATAGATGCTTCAAGGCTATTGCTGAAGAAATAAAGTGAAAGCATATTAAAGATCAAATGCATCCAGTTGATATGCAGAAACCCCGATGTTACAATGCGCCGGTATTCTTTATAGAGAAGAATATTTTCGACAACAAAATTGTATTTGCTGTAAAAATTGCGGTCATTAAACCCTTTATAGGAAACAAGAAAATTTGCAAGAATAATTACAATGCTTATGATGCCTAACGTTCCCATTGTTTAATGGTTGCAGGAATTGATCAATAATTTTTAGTCTTGTTCAAACTTAAGAAATCATAATATAATTATTCAGCTGTGCTACAGTTAAATGATACTTAAACTAATTTTCATTTTATCATCTTCAAACTGCTCCATTTTTCACTAACTGCGCAAATCTTTATATCTGCCCAACCTGTTGGCTGAACTATTCCCGGACTACATCTTCGGTTACGTCGGTTTGTATGCCGGAAGATTTCTTATACCGGGAGATTCAAAAGATCAATCTTTCCTTTACCTGCTTTAGATTGCTTATATATCGCTGCCGAATCTTTTGGTTGTTACAAAAATGTTTGCGAGGCCAGCATCTGAAGTTGCGTTTTACATAGTCTTGATAATTCACAGTTTTTCCACAGTAATTCACATTAAAAGCAACCAGGTAAAGTGCATAAACAAGCGAAACCCTTGCCAGTCTTATGTATCCGCACGTTTAGGTATGTGGACAAATTCAAAAATAAAATTTTTGTTATCTGTGTGGGAAAAAGTGTTATTTTGTGTCAATTAATGGTAATAATTCCTAAATACGCGTAAATGATTGGTTTTCTTGGTGAATATGAGGCAACGCTCGATTCCAAGGGGCGCTTCCTGCTTCCGGGCGGCTTGAAAAAGCAATTGCCCGAGGGGGAAAATCGCCTCATTATAAGCCGTGGAATTGAGAAATGCCTTACGCTATATCCTATAAAAACCTGGGAAAGTATCGTGGAGAAACTGATCAAACTGAATGATTTTGATGCCAAGGTACGCCAATTCAAGCAACGTTTTTTGGGTGGTGCAACAGAAGTGGAAATTGATAGTGCGGGCCGAATGTTACTTCCGCCATCTCTAAAAGAACATGCCGGTCTTACAAAAGATATTGTACTGGCCTGCGATCTTGATAAGATCAAGATATGGGATGCAAATGAGTATAAAGAGTTCTTTGATAAACTTTCACCGGAAGACTTTAGCAAGCTTGCGCAGGATGTAATGGTAGGCGATGGGATCAGTCTTTCCTGATGTAACATTTGAATCACTAAAACAAAAGTGATGAAAGAAAAGAAGCATGAAGGTTCAAATGTAGCATCGGGGTCTGGTTATCATGTGCCGGTTCTCTTCCATGAAAGCCTTGAAGCGCTCAATATAAAACCAAACGGTGTTTATGTTGATTGCACATTCGGCGGTGGCGGTCATAGTCGGGGCATTTTGGAAAAGCTTGGTGCAAATGGAACGCTGATCGCTTTTGACCAGGATGCAGATGCGCAAAGAAATTTACCCGATGACAAGCGGGTGGTTTTTGTGCCTCAAAACTTTCGTCACCTGCAACGCTTTCTCCGCCTCCACAAATTTCCAAAAGTGGATGGTGTACTGGCAGATCTTGGCGTAAGCAGTCACCAGTTTGATGAGGGCGAACGTGGTTTTTCCATCCGTTTCGAAGGCCCGCTGGATATGCGCATGGATAGACGCACAGAACTTACTGCCGAAAAAGTCTTGCTTACTTACACCGAACTGCAACTGCATAAATTATTTGAGCAGTATGGTGAAGTAACCAATTCAAAAACGCTGGCTAAGCATATCGTGCAAAATCGAAAGCAGTCTTCACTAAAGACAATAAATGATTTTCGTGCAATGCTGCATCCGGTGGTAAAAGGCAATCCCAATAAGTATTTGGCGCAGGTTTTCC
Coding sequences within it:
- the pbpC gene encoding penicillin-binding protein 1C translates to MSSKLFLAPTSFVITDKDDQLLNASIAADGQWRFPYDENVPEKFIQCITTFEDKRFFYHPGVDPLALGRALVQNIKNGSVVSGGSTLTMQVIRMHEQNNERSLWNKLKETILALRLEFSYNKNEILALYASNAPFGSNVVGLDAASWRYYGRAPSSLSWGETAALAVLPNAPSLVHPGKNRNELLRKRNSLLDKLVEAKFIDATTAGLAKLEPLPGAPKPLPQLAPHLLDRFKKDYAANKNANNLTYAQTTVDINLQRQINSIILQHHNQLKGNQINNAAAMIVEVETGNILAYTGNVYLPDDSLLQSNVDVLASKRSPGSTLKPLLYASLLSEGTLLPRQLVTDIPTQIGGYMPENFDLGYDGAVPANRALARSLNIPAVRMLMQYKYQRFYDVLKQCGFTTLNNPAGFYGMSLILGGCEISPYELAGVYSSMARMYIHEHNNKDKWNSDDWFMPKYTPSTAGGRQSTEKQTQLFDYTSIWNTFNAMNEVMRPGEEGLWGLFSSAQHIAWKTGTSFGFRDGWAVGFTPKYCVIVWVGNTTGEGRPDLTGINTAAPILFEIFRLLPTSKWFEPPASGFMYMPVCHQSGYKAGPDCPDVDTLMVSERAAKAAICPYHRIIHLDASGNYRVTENCMSPADMKHVSWFVLPPTVEYYYKQRHGDYKTLPPFMPDCVDENIKPVDIIYPDENARIYVPLEISGNRGKTIFAATNRNNKAKLFWHLDDTYIGTTTQFHQMAVDPSPGLHTLTIVDENGESVTRHFEILQKKKDE
- a CDS encoding rhomboid family intramembrane serine protease, whose amino-acid sequence is MGTLGIISIVIILANFLVSYKGFNDRNFYSKYNFVVENILLYKEYRRIVTSGFLHINWMHLIFNMLSLYFFSNSLEASIGPVNFLIIYFVGLAGGNLLALFIHRLDAAYSAVGASGAVSAIIFATIALSPGMSIRFFILPISLPAWIYGLAYVIYSIYAIRSRSKNVGHDAHLGGGLAGMLVALIMYPAVFAYNYIPILLIAIPAIAFIYIIITRPGILLVDSFFYNKHKFYSVDHKYNYEKKQKQDELDELLDKINRRGINSLSQTEKERLKELSR
- the mraZ gene encoding division/cell wall cluster transcriptional repressor MraZ; protein product: MIGFLGEYEATLDSKGRFLLPGGLKKQLPEGENRLIISRGIEKCLTLYPIKTWESIVEKLIKLNDFDAKVRQFKQRFLGGATEVEIDSAGRMLLPPSLKEHAGLTKDIVLACDLDKIKIWDANEYKEFFDKLSPEDFSKLAQDVMVGDGISLS
- the rsmH gene encoding 16S rRNA (cytosine(1402)-N(4))-methyltransferase RsmH, giving the protein MKEKKHEGSNVASGSGYHVPVLFHESLEALNIKPNGVYVDCTFGGGGHSRGILEKLGANGTLIAFDQDADAQRNLPDDKRVVFVPQNFRHLQRFLRLHKFPKVDGVLADLGVSSHQFDEGERGFSIRFEGPLDMRMDRRTELTAEKVLLTYTELQLHKLFEQYGEVTNSKTLAKHIVQNRKQSSLKTINDFRAMLHPVVKGNPNKYLAQVFQALRIEVNDEMGALKEMLQQLPQVLNPGARAAIITFHSIEDRLVKNFFKQGGFDEVIENPFVQEEKEVLLKVISKKPIVATEEETKRNPRSRSAKLRIAERI